From one Enterococcus sp. DIV2402 genomic stretch:
- a CDS encoding ABC transporter substrate-binding protein/permease: MRKKVIGLIGMLVVFLPMLWSVDVFAQTDDSLQKVLDRGTLIVGTSADNPPKEYIRMNNGKEEIVGFDIDIAKKIAEELGVELEITNMKFDGLVPSVQAGEFDMALAGFNPTPERKEVISFSDSYHNLPFVILTTKDKEEQFTSLDSLTGKEVAAQKGSTQETILHDYIGHAHPVSLGKLPEVIAEINAGTVDAGVVGYLAARNYLDIYPNLVIADIEIEVPEEKTAQSIAFPKESQTLITEVNRIIADMQEEGLIEELLEKNIEEAKAGDIDSRSTLQIYGPLFLKGALTTIGVAFVCVIAGTLLGILVALLRLSTNKIISSIAYFYIQVLRGTPALLQVFIFYFGLSTLLKIPAIHIWDINIARLIPGCIALSINSSAYVAEIIRSGINAVDSGQMEAGYSLGLDRRTTMKEIILPQAIRNILPALGNEFVSMIKETSLLSVIAVSELMFVADTVKAATYRTMESLLIAAVIYFIITWSVSWLVSRFEKRLARSSKI, from the coding sequence ATGAGAAAAAAGGTAATTGGTTTAATAGGTATGTTAGTGGTTTTTCTACCTATGTTATGGAGTGTAGATGTTTTTGCACAGACAGATGATTCATTACAAAAAGTCTTAGATCGTGGGACATTAATAGTAGGAACATCAGCAGATAATCCACCCAAAGAATACATTCGTATGAACAATGGGAAAGAAGAGATTGTTGGATTTGATATTGATATTGCTAAGAAAATTGCTGAAGAATTAGGTGTAGAATTAGAAATTACCAATATGAAATTTGATGGATTGGTACCAAGTGTTCAAGCGGGTGAATTTGATATGGCCTTAGCTGGATTTAATCCGACACCTGAACGAAAAGAAGTTATTAGTTTTTCAGATAGTTATCATAATTTGCCTTTTGTTATTTTGACAACTAAAGATAAGGAAGAGCAGTTTACGTCACTTGACTCACTAACAGGCAAAGAAGTAGCGGCTCAAAAAGGTTCAACACAAGAAACAATTTTACATGACTACATTGGTCATGCACATCCAGTTTCTTTAGGGAAGTTGCCTGAAGTAATTGCCGAAATCAATGCTGGAACGGTTGATGCGGGCGTTGTGGGTTACTTAGCTGCACGAAATTATTTGGATATTTATCCGAATCTTGTGATTGCTGATATTGAAATTGAGGTACCAGAAGAAAAAACAGCACAATCAATTGCTTTTCCAAAAGAAAGTCAAACATTGATTACGGAAGTCAATCGAATTATTGCTGATATGCAAGAAGAAGGCTTGATTGAAGAACTTCTCGAAAAAAATATTGAAGAAGCCAAAGCAGGCGATATCGATTCACGGAGTACCTTGCAAATTTATGGCCCACTTTTCTTAAAAGGTGCGTTGACCACAATAGGTGTAGCTTTTGTCTGTGTGATTGCAGGAACATTATTAGGAATATTGGTGGCATTATTACGTCTATCAACGAATAAGATTATCAGTAGTATTGCTTATTTTTATATTCAAGTCCTACGAGGCACACCAGCCTTGCTACAAGTCTTTATCTTTTATTTTGGTCTATCTACGTTACTGAAAATCCCAGCGATTCATATTTGGGATATTAATATTGCTCGATTGATTCCAGGATGTATTGCATTATCCATTAATTCAAGTGCGTATGTTGCTGAGATTATTCGTTCAGGAATCAATGCAGTGGATAGTGGACAAATGGAAGCCGGCTATTCACTTGGCTTAGATCGCCGAACAACAATGAAAGAAATCATTTTGCCGCAAGCAATCCGTAACATTCTACCCGCTTTAGGAAATGAATTTGTATCGATGATTAAAGAGACTTCACTTCTATCAGTAATTGCCGTATCCGAATTAATGTTTGTTGCCGATACCGTTAAAGCAGCAACTTATCGTACAATGGAATCATTATTGATTGCAGCCGTTATTTACTTCATTATTACATGGAGTGTTTCTTGGTTAGTCTCACGATTTGAAAAAAGACTAGCCCGTTCATCAAAAATTTAG
- a CDS encoding amino acid ABC transporter ATP-binding protein, translating into MTELIKVVDLHKAFGDNQVLNGIDTTIQKGEVVVVIGPSGSGKSTFLRCLNLLEVPTKGSIIFENQELTDPKIDIFKVREKLGMVFQSFNLFPHKTVMENICLAPVKVGLRTPDQAKENGMRLLNQVGLAEKADAYPNSLSGGQKQRIAIARALAMDPDVMLFDEPTSALDPEMVGEVLNVMKDLAKAGMTMVIVTHEMGFAKEVGDRVLFMDGGKIVEEGTPEALFDQPSHPRTIDFLSKVLH; encoded by the coding sequence ATGACAGAGTTGATTAAAGTAGTTGATTTGCATAAAGCATTTGGTGATAACCAAGTATTAAATGGAATTGATACAACCATCCAAAAAGGAGAAGTTGTTGTAGTCATCGGTCCTTCTGGTTCAGGAAAGAGTACCTTTTTACGTTGTTTAAATTTATTAGAAGTGCCGACAAAAGGGTCGATTATTTTTGAAAATCAAGAATTAACTGATCCAAAAATTGATATTTTTAAAGTTCGCGAAAAATTAGGAATGGTTTTCCAATCCTTCAATTTATTTCCTCATAAAACAGTAATGGAAAATATTTGTTTAGCACCGGTAAAAGTTGGCTTGCGAACACCTGACCAAGCAAAAGAAAATGGGATGCGTTTATTGAATCAAGTGGGTCTAGCTGAAAAAGCTGATGCGTATCCTAATTCATTATCTGGTGGACAAAAACAACGGATTGCGATTGCTCGAGCACTTGCAATGGATCCAGATGTGATGTTGTTTGATGAACCTACTTCTGCCTTAGACCCTGAAATGGTTGGCGAAGTATTAAATGTTATGAAAGATTTAGCTAAAGCTGGAATGACAATGGTAATTGTGACGCATGAAATGGGATTTGCCAAAGAAGTGGGCGACCGCGTATTATTTATGGATGGCGGGAAAATTGTTGAAGAAGGAACACCAGAAGCATTATTCGATCAACCATCTCATCCAAGAACCATTGATTTCTTGAGTAAAGTATTACATTAA
- a CDS encoding aminotransferase class I/II-fold pyridoxal phosphate-dependent enzyme, producing the protein MYIKPFGVERWLNIYETEVDYNLTSTSIMPFSLQELIQLTGEDEQKIKEDIFSRKLNYGVIEGHPDYRAGIAQLYDTISQEQVISTHGGVGASHLTMVTVIEPGDHVVAILPAYQQIYSVPESIGAKVDYLFLEATPTGYTIDLDKLAALTTDQTKAIVFNNPNNPTGDVVSDEHLQQMVTIARQHDAYLICDEAYRGLTHNVGFSASVADLYEKGISLGSMSKAFALAGLRLGWIASQDQSFMEAVHIHRDYTMISNGGIDEYIAALALKHKDVVHQRNMAITTARAEMFTKWIDSEPKLSCTPFKGGTVALPSYESSLNSEEFCRRVIEEQSVLLMPGFVFDLEKCFRMGYAREPEERMIAGLERLSDFLAKLDK; encoded by the coding sequence ATGTATATTAAACCATTTGGCGTTGAACGCTGGTTAAACATTTATGAAACGGAAGTGGATTATAATTTAACAAGTACATCGATTATGCCATTTTCGTTACAAGAATTAATTCAACTAACTGGTGAAGATGAACAAAAAATAAAAGAAGATATTTTCTCACGTAAATTAAATTATGGTGTTATTGAAGGTCATCCCGATTATCGTGCTGGAATTGCACAACTTTATGATACTATCTCTCAAGAGCAAGTTATCTCAACACATGGTGGAGTGGGAGCTTCGCATTTGACGATGGTGACGGTGATTGAACCTGGTGATCATGTAGTAGCAATTTTACCTGCGTACCAACAAATCTATTCTGTTCCCGAATCAATTGGTGCAAAAGTGGATTATCTGTTTTTAGAAGCGACCCCGACAGGATATACCATCGATTTGGATAAATTAGCTGCATTAACGACTGATCAGACCAAAGCAATTGTGTTTAATAATCCTAATAATCCTACAGGCGATGTGGTGAGTGACGAACATTTACAACAAATGGTAACCATTGCCCGTCAACATGATGCGTATCTGATTTGTGATGAAGCCTATCGTGGGCTAACTCACAATGTTGGTTTTTCGGCATCAGTGGCTGATTTATACGAAAAAGGAATAAGTTTGGGAAGCATGTCGAAAGCCTTTGCCTTAGCTGGTTTGCGTTTAGGTTGGATTGCTTCTCAAGATCAGTCATTTATGGAAGCTGTTCACATTCATCGTGATTACACGATGATTAGTAATGGTGGAATTGATGAATACATTGCGGCACTAGCGTTAAAACATAAAGATGTGGTACATCAACGAAATATGGCGATTACAACTGCGCGTGCTGAAATGTTTACAAAATGGATTGATAGTGAGCCTAAATTATCATGTACACCATTTAAAGGTGGTACGGTGGCATTGCCTTCATACGAAAGTTCACTGAATTCTGAAGAGTTTTGCCGTCGAGTGATTGAAGAGCAAAGTGTTTTATTAATGCCCGGTTTTGTTTTTGATTTAGAAAAATGTTTTCGTATGGGTTATGCCAGAGAACCAGAAGAGCGTATGATTGCTGGTTTGGAACGTTTATCTGATTTTCTTGCAAAATTAGATAAATAA